ATTCTTGATACTCGTATTTCAAACATTTTTAGCAAATATTGGTGCTTCTCAAATTGTTTCAGTTGGTATCCATGCTACACCAGAGACAAATCCAGAATTAGCAGAAGCTATACCTCCTATTGAATTTTTAGGTTTTGATGTCACTTTATTTGGTGTTTTTATTATGATTATCCTAGGCTCAATTTACGGAGCCGAGGAGTATAAATGCTCTGCTATTCGTACAAGCATCCTCTCTATTAAAAATCGAAGTACTTTCCTAGTTTCAAAAACATTAGTTTGGCTTGTATTTTCTTTTTTCATTTCCTTTCTATCAATATTCCTTACGATTAACATGACACATTATGTTTTAGGACAAGATGGCTTACTTCTTTTTTCACTAAATGGGAGAGTTTGGTTCTATATATTTTTAGCCAGTATAGCTTGGACTTTGTTGGGACTGCTGGCCTATATTATGGCTTTGACATTTAAAACAGCCATTGTTCCTCTATTATTTTTGCTTCCTCAAGTCTACAATTTAGGAACATTCTTAGCAAACTATATATCGGTTGCAAAATTTCTTCCAGTTGCATTGGGGCAAGGGTTGATTGCTACATCTCCTCAAATTTTAGAATATAATAGTTT
The Streptococcus toyakuensis genome window above contains:
- a CDS encoding ABC transporter permease; the protein is MALIYSLHSEILKLFYKRATHIVLFLILVFQTFLANIGASQIVSVGIHATPETNPELAEAIPPIEFLGFDVTLFGVFIMIILGSIYGAEEYKCSAIRTSILSIKNRSTFLVSKTLVWLVFSFFISFLSIFLTINMTHYVLGQDGLLLFSLNGRVWFYIFLASIAWTLLGLLAYIMALTFKTAIVPLLFLLPQVYNLGTFLANYISVAKFLPVALGQGLIATSPQILEYNSLQNILLLLCWNFSFLSLAIYRLLKSDIGGGE